The window TGCAGGGCTCTGAGACGCCGGGGAAGggtggtggcagcagcagcagctcagagCGGTCCCAGCCAGGGGCTGAGGGATCCCCGGACACCCCGCCGGGGCGCTGTTGTCGCTGCTGCCGGGCCCCCAGGCTGCTGCAGGCCTACagctggaaggaggaggaggaggaggatgaaggctccatggagtcCCTCACGTCCTCAGAGGGTGAGGAGCCGGGCCCCGAGGTCGTGATCAAGATGCCCATGGTGGACCCCGAGGCGCAGGCCCCCGCCAAGCAGCCCCCCCGGAGCTCCCCGAATACAGTCAAGAGGCCAACTCGGAAGGGACGTGAGCGAACAGGCAAGAGCCAGAAGCCCCGCGGGAAGGAGCAGCTGGCCAAGAGGAAGACCTTCTCCCTGGTCAAGGAGAAGAAGGCAGCTCGGACCCTGAGCGCCATCCTGCTGGCCTTCATCCTCACCTGGACACCATACAACATCATGGTGCTGGTGTCCACTTTCTGCAAGGACTGTGTTCCCGAGACCCTGTGGGAGCTGGGCTACTGGCTGTGCTACGTCAACAGCACCATCAACCCCATGTGCTACGCACTCTGCAACAAAGCCTTCCGGGACACCTTCCGCCTGCTGCTGCTCTGCCGCTGGGACAAGCGGCGCTGGCGCAAGATTCCCAAGCGCCCCGGCTCTGTGCACCGCACCCCCTCCCGCCAGTGCTGATGGCCCCCTCGccctcttccctccaccccaGGCCCGGGGCAGTCCCGGGAGAAAGCAGGCAGGGGCTGTGACCGCAGACCCCGGGCCCTGCTGCGTCCTCACCAGGCTTCCCAGGCCCGAGGTCACCTTCCTGGACAGTGCAGAGAGACCCTGCCAACTTTCCACACTTTGCTATTCCCAGGCAGGGAGTGGACTCGGGGAACTGGTTTTTCTGTTCCCTGGGTGGGAATGGGCTCTTCACCAGGAAGAAGGCCTGGGAGGAGGATCCGGCCTTTGGATTCCTTGTTTGCGTTTAGGCAGGAAGTCTGTCAGAGCCAGCAGGGCGGGCTGGGCCGGAGAAAGAAGGTTACCATTACAGTCTTCCTTGGCCCCTGGCTGGCCTGAATTGTGGTGGGAGCTGGCACCAAACACTGAGAGAGAAGCTTGGTTCACAGGGACCagcccctggctgggaatccccTCCTTCCGCAGGCACGGCCCGCTCTGCTGGGCCCTAAGCACACTCTCCAGGATTGTCCAACCTCCCTACCAATGTCCTCAGCGTCCTTATGTGGACCACCCCAAGGCAAATGTCCAAGCATCAGTAGGACAATGGCACCAGAGGGGACCAGCTTGGCTATTCACACATCAAGTCCCTAGGCAGCAGCAGGACCAGGCACCAAGTGTCCTGACTGTCCCACTCTGTCATTCCCCTGGGAGTGAGGGGCGCGGGTGCCTGCTGTCCAGCCTCACACCTATACACCCTGCCCCAGAGAGACCTGCAGCCCCTCCTTGGTTCACAGCCGTTGCCTGGATAGGTCTGCTTTGTGCGGACCTAGCCAGGCCTCCTGCATGCTGCCTGCCTCCGGCCGCCCCACACAGGCGTGGCCCAGCCAACAGGTTCTCTCCTGTGAACTCCCAGCTCCACCCATGCATGGCCTCCCAGCCACCCTTCTCTCCAGGCCCAGCCTGGCCCcagatttctttcctttcatcctcAGCAAGTGCTGAGTCTGTGAATAAAGCCACATAACCAGCGGATGCTAAGGGTCCTTCCTCCCTGTGTTGGATCAAGGACCTGGTCTTAGAACCGGGCAGGATGGGGCAGGGAGGGCCCAAGTCACGTGGAATGTGGCCCGCTGCCCTGATGGTGGTCCCAGGAGGGGCAGCACTGAGTGGCTGGATCTACTACAATCTAGGGGCCTCAGCACCTCAGGGCCCCCGGTTCAGGTGAATATGGCTGTGATGGCTAGACTAGGCTCCTGCAAAAGAAAAGTTAGACTGACTAAACTGCCCCTGCCCGCAGGCCAGCATCTCCATAAGCTTTGCCACATGCAGCTTTGCCTGACACGCCCAGGGAGGACAGAACTGCTCCACAGCCCCACTTGCTGATGGGGACACCAAGGCCCAGTGACCCAGGGAGACTGTTCAAGGTTACCCCACAAAGCAACACCAGGCTTCCAGGCAGTAGTAGTTCTCGAAGAGTGGTTGTCATTGCAGGTCCTCAAGACTACCCTTAAGTTCGATGATCCCCTAGAAGGACAAACGGAACTCAGCAAAGCTGTTATAACAGCTCATAAAGTTTGTTGCTGTGAAaggatacatatttttatttttatttttttgtatttttctgaagttggaaacggggaggcagtcagacagactcccgcatgtgcccgactgggatccacccggcatgcccaccaaggggcaatgctctgcccctctggggcgtcgctctgttgcaaccagagccattctagcacctgaggcagaggccatggagccgtcctcagtgcccgggccaactttgctccagtggagcctcagctgcaagaggggaagagagagacagagaggaaggagagggggaggggtggagaagcagatgggcgcttctcctgtgtgccctcgccaggaatcaaacccgggactcctgcatgccaggccgacgctctaccactgagccaactggccagggccaggatacatatttttttttttttttttttttttttagcctgacaaggcggtggcgcagtgaatagagtgtcggactgggatgcagaggacccaggttcgagaccccgaggttgccagcttgagcgtgggcttatccggtttgagcaaagcacaccagcttggacccaaggtcgctggctcgagcaagggtttctcagtctgctgaaggcccacagtgaaggcatatatgagaaagcaatcaatgaacaactaaggtattgcaacaaaaaactgatgattgatgcttctcatctctctccattcctgtctgtctgtccctgtctatccttctctctgtccctgtaaaaaaaaatttatttatttatttagagagaggagagagagaaaaggagggtggggaggagcgggaagcatcaactcatagtagttgcttctcatatgtgccttgaccgggcaagcctggggtttcaaaccaaagacctcagcattccaggttgatgctttaactGATACATGTTAAAATCAGCAAAGGATAAAGGCGCATAGAGCAGAGTCCAGCAGGGACCAGGCGCAAGCTTCCAGTGGAGTCATGGGACAGCACTGAATCCTCCCAGCAATGATGTGTGACAATATGCATGAAGTGTTGCCAACCAGGAAAGCTCCCCCAAGCCTCGGTGCCCAGGGTTTTTGCTGGAGGCTGCTCATGGACATGTGGTTGACCTTTGTTACTTAATCTTCACACCCTCCAGAGGTTAAATTGATACCATGTGGCCTATGGCCCGCTATAAATCACATTGATAGCACAGACTGCTATCTGGTATGGTTGAAGGCCTCCAGGTGAGCAAAGACTCTCACCAGGCAGGCTCTCCCAGGCTTAGGAGTTACCTCCCAGGCGCCAGGCAGGACCAACCTTTTCTTTGGAATGCGCAAGGTTTGGATAACCCAGACCTGCTCAGGTACCCCTTTAGTGCACGGTGGTCTAACCAGTAGCATCGGTC is drawn from Saccopteryx leptura isolate mSacLep1 chromosome 1, mSacLep1_pri_phased_curated, whole genome shotgun sequence and contains these coding sequences:
- the CHRM1 gene encoding muscarinic acetylcholine receptor M1 codes for the protein MNTSAPPAVSPNITVLAPGKGPWQMAFIGITTGLLSLATVTGNLLVLISFKVNTELKTVNNYFLLSLACADLIIGTFSMNLYTTYLLMGYWALGTLACDLWLALDYVASNASVMNLLLISFDRYFSVTRPLSYRAKRTPRRAALMIGLAWMVSFILWAPAILFWQYLVGERTVLAGKCYIQFLSQPIITFGTAMAAFYLPVTVMCTLYWRIYRETENRARELAALQGSETPGKGGGSSSSSERSQPGAEGSPDTPPGRCCRCCRAPRLLQAYSWKEEEEEDEGSMESLTSSEGEEPGPEVVIKMPMVDPEAQAPAKQPPRSSPNTVKRPTRKGRERTGKSQKPRGKEQLAKRKTFSLVKEKKAARTLSAILLAFILTWTPYNIMVLVSTFCKDCVPETLWELGYWLCYVNSTINPMCYALCNKAFRDTFRLLLLCRWDKRRWRKIPKRPGSVHRTPSRQC